CAAACTCCACTGATGTCTTTCGACCAGGTGGTGACAGTGGCGGTCTACAGCTTCTTCCTGGCATGTCTGATTGGTCGTCAGTTCTTGGATCCAGCTCAGGGTTACCCCGGTCACGACGTGGACTTCTACCTGCCTGTTTTCACCCtactacagttttttttctacGTTGGTTGGCTGAAGGTGATGAACTGCAGATATGTATTCTAATTCTGGTGTTATTTCAATCATGTCATTcgagttttatttatatagcgcttaattatgacaacacatttcaaagcgctttaacagagaaacccaactgaaccctccagagcaagcataagcaacagtggcggggaaaaactccctcgatgaggaagaaattcCAGGCAGGACCTagactcttttgggcagccATTTGCCTTGAacagttgggtggaaaagaaataaaaggaagataagaacagggtaagagaaagagagacagagagagagtggcagatagagtcagtgtcagtATGGTTATGGTTAGATGATTGGGGTTGTTGCCTTTGATACATGTTTCCCATCAagtagttggtaaattcaaggcacaattacagctgtatggcggcacggaggaagagaagaagcaggaccccagccgatgcaTAGATGAGGGATGATACTGGTGAGCTTTGAGGATAAGGTCCACAGCCCGTGGATAGATGGGGGGTTGATACTGGTAGGCttggaggtgtaggtccacagaggatggtccacagtggatgggcgGATGacgggtggaacagtatggtggcatTTTCACTAGTGTGCATctctgagctgtgtgtgtgtgtgtgtgtgtgtgtgtgtgtgtgtgtgtgtgtgtgtgtgtgtgtgtgtgtgtgtgtgtgtgtgtgtgtgtgtgtgtgtgtgtgtgtgtgtgtgtgtgtgtgtgtgtgtgtgtgtgtgtgtgtgtgtgtgcgtttctgTCCTGTTTATGGTCTCAGGTGGCTGAACAACTCATAAATCCTTTTGGTGAGGATGACGACGACTTTGAAACCAACTGGCTTGTCGATCGCAATTTGCAGGTTTGGATTCAAACCAAAATGTTAGTCTCTTTATTACCAACCACAGAAGCTGCCTGCTTCCAATTGGTGTTTTGTTTCAGGTGTCCTTGCTGTCTGTGGATGAGATGTACGACAGCCTACCACTGGTTGAGAGGGATATGTACTGGAATGAGTCCGAACCTCAGCCCCCCTATACCGCTGCAAGTGCCGACCACCGCAAACCTTCGTTCATGGGCTCAGCCCTCGATATCAGGTTCGCTTTGCCTTTCATTTTGTGTTATACCATCCTTAAATTCTACAGGTAATCATGTCATTACCATCTATTATTCCAACCTAGTGTTCCAAAGGAGGACATGGAGTTTCAGTCCAATTTAGAGCAAATCAAGGAGAACGAGGAAGCCAACCACTCCACCCCGCTGATTGGAGGGTTAGGTCGCCTTCTCGGTGTCCAGCCTCCTAACTTTCCTCGGTCTTCCCGAGTCCCTCTGCTGCGCCGGCGCCCTGGAGCACCACTAAGCCGCTTCCCTCTGTACCTGCCCCCAGAAGCACCATCAACTCCAAGTAAAGGTCCCCAAGAGCGAGACCCAGACTACACCTTCTCCACCATGCCCCTGTATGAGAGGTCGGGCTTCTACAGCTGTCCGCAAACACCGATTCACTGCGTGCCCCCTGCCGTGCCCCGCCCACGGCCGTCTCGGCGACCTCAGAATGAGTGGAATCGCAGCTGCAGCTCCCTCGCTCCACCGATGGTAGGCTCGCAGTTACTGCCTCCTGACACCCCCAACCAATTCCCCCCACCGCCATCGTCTGCCTTCCCCTGGCTGAGTGAAGAGGGAGAGGTCCCACGTGCCCCCACTTTCTCCTTTCCAGACCCCCCACCTGAACTTTGCCCAATATCCAAACTCAGACCTGGACATGGACTATTGTCTCGCcgtcctccacctccctgtctTACTCTAGACCCGCTCTCCTTACCAGAGAACCAGCCTGGACCCCCCAGCGCTCGCACTGGAGGTAGTGGAGCAGAAAGGGTGTTCTCCTTTACCCCTCCTTCTCGCACTGTGACAGCAAATCCCAGTAATCCCACCAGCAGCTCTAGCAGCATTAATGGACCGAGCACCAACAGCACTGGCACAACAGGAAGTCTCTGCACCAGTACAGGTCACAGTAATTATAGT
This region of Antennarius striatus isolate MH-2024 chromosome 4, ASM4005453v1, whole genome shotgun sequence genomic DNA includes:
- the best1 gene encoding bestrophin-4 isoform X1, giving the protein MTVTYSRRVADAGLGTFFGLLLRWKGGIYKLLYRELLIFTLLYYFFSVVYRFVLNDDQRRVFEKLSIYCDRYAELIPVSFVLGFYVTLVVSRWWGQFENVPWPDRLAALVGGHVRGADEASRLTRRTLMRYANLSGVLIYRSISTAVYKRFPTMEHLVQAGLMTSEELRHLEDLPSPHNKFWVPCMWFVSLAMRARTEGRINNDVALTAILTELNSLRAKCMKLYGYDWISLPLVYTQVVTVAVYSFFLACLIGRQFLDPAQGYPGHDVDFYLPVFTLLQFFFYVGWLKVAEQLINPFGEDDDDFETNWLVDRNLQVSLLSVDEMYDSLPLVERDMYWNESEPQPPYTAASADHRKPSFMGSALDISVPKEDMEFQSNLEQIKENEEANHSTPLIGGLGRLLGVQPPNFPRSSRVPLLRRRPGAPLSRFPLYLPPEAPSTPSKGPQERDPDYTFSTMPLYERSGFYSCPQTPIHCVPPAVPRPRPSRRPQNEWNRSCSSLAPPMVGSQLLPPDTPNQFPPPPSSAFPWLSEEGEVPRAPTFSFPDPPPELCPISKLRPGHGLLSRRPPPPCLTLDPLSLPENQPGPPSARTGGSGAERVFSFTPPSRTVTANPSNPTSSSSSINGPSTNSTGTTGSLCTSTGHSNYSNHAAYNVSNSGLSNNVNAISTSTLSQQEANQHNSPNDSGISLAEGDLLGVLVDSVVNKVVGGREQS
- the best1 gene encoding bestrophin-4 isoform X2, translated to MTVTYSRRVADAGLGTFFGLLLRWKGGIYKLLYRELLIFTLLYYFFSVVYRFVLNDDQRRVFEKLSIYCDRYAELIPVSFVLGFYVTLVVSRWWGQFENVPWPDRLAALVGGHVRGADEASRLTRRTLMRYANLSGVLIYRSISTAVYKRFPTMEHLVQAGLMTSEELRHLEDLPSPHNKFWVPCMWFVSLAMRARTEGRINNDVALTAILTVVTVAVYSFFLACLIGRQFLDPAQGYPGHDVDFYLPVFTLLQFFFYVGWLKVAEQLINPFGEDDDDFETNWLVDRNLQVSLLSVDEMYDSLPLVERDMYWNESEPQPPYTAASADHRKPSFMGSALDISVPKEDMEFQSNLEQIKENEEANHSTPLIGGLGRLLGVQPPNFPRSSRVPLLRRRPGAPLSRFPLYLPPEAPSTPSKGPQERDPDYTFSTMPLYERSGFYSCPQTPIHCVPPAVPRPRPSRRPQNEWNRSCSSLAPPMVGSQLLPPDTPNQFPPPPSSAFPWLSEEGEVPRAPTFSFPDPPPELCPISKLRPGHGLLSRRPPPPCLTLDPLSLPENQPGPPSARTGGSGAERVFSFTPPSRTVTANPSNPTSSSSSINGPSTNSTGTTGSLCTSTGHSNYSNHAAYNVSNSGLSNNVNAISTSTLSQQEANQHNSPNDSGISLAEGDLLGVLVDSVVNKVVGGREQS